In one window of Tenacibaculum mesophilum DNA:
- a CDS encoding TolC family protein, with product MKTKRRSSFVIKKAHFLSVLVLLILCSCVPNQVLREENKAVPENFKNQPADSLSTATIKWRDFFSDSHLISLIDTALSNNQELNIMLQQVAISKNNIKAKKGEYLPFVNMYAGAELEKVGKYTRNGAVEENLDIREGEKFPEPLTDFSIGLSASWELDVWKKLRNEKKAAVLEYLASVEGKNFMVTNLVSEIANSYYELVALDNELSMVSQNLEIQKNALQMVKLQKQAARTTELAVRRFEASVLKNQSHLYELQQEIVETENKINFLVGRYPQPIERNSDNFIDKPIEGVKAGIPSQLLQNRPDLRRAEYELAAAKLNTKIARANFYPSIGIKAGVGLQAFKPKFLTSTPESLVYSLAGDIVGPLINRNAIKAAYKTANNKQLQAVYEYERAILNAYLEVANELSKIDNLKNSYDLKKQQVEALNESIDLSVRLFKSARAEYTEVLLTQREALESKIEIIETKRDQLLANVKVYKALGGGWN from the coding sequence ATGAAAACTAAACGAAGAAGTTCATTTGTAATAAAAAAAGCACACTTTTTAAGTGTGCTTGTCCTCTTAATTTTGTGCTCTTGCGTGCCAAATCAAGTATTAAGAGAGGAGAACAAAGCAGTACCAGAGAATTTTAAGAATCAACCAGCAGACTCATTAAGTACAGCTACTATTAAATGGCGTGACTTTTTTTCAGATTCACATTTAATTTCTCTGATAGATACAGCTTTATCAAACAACCAAGAGTTGAACATAATGTTACAACAAGTAGCTATTTCAAAAAATAACATCAAAGCAAAAAAAGGTGAGTATTTACCGTTTGTAAATATGTATGCAGGAGCTGAATTAGAAAAGGTTGGGAAGTATACTAGAAATGGTGCTGTAGAAGAAAATTTAGATATCCGCGAAGGTGAAAAATTTCCTGAACCATTAACTGATTTTTCAATAGGACTTTCAGCTTCTTGGGAGCTAGACGTATGGAAGAAGTTACGAAATGAGAAGAAAGCAGCAGTATTAGAATACTTAGCTAGTGTTGAAGGAAAAAACTTTATGGTAACTAATTTGGTTTCAGAAATTGCAAATTCATATTACGAATTAGTAGCATTAGATAATGAATTATCTATGGTTTCACAAAACTTAGAGATTCAAAAAAATGCATTGCAAATGGTAAAGCTTCAAAAGCAAGCCGCAAGAACAACAGAATTAGCAGTGCGTAGGTTTGAAGCGAGTGTACTTAAAAACCAAAGTCACCTATACGAACTTCAACAAGAGATTGTAGAAACTGAAAATAAAATTAACTTTTTAGTAGGAAGGTATCCACAACCTATAGAAAGAAACTCAGATAATTTTATAGACAAACCTATTGAAGGAGTAAAAGCAGGAATTCCATCACAACTGTTACAAAACAGACCCGATTTAAGGAGAGCTGAATACGAGTTAGCAGCAGCTAAATTGAATACCAAAATAGCACGAGCTAATTTTTATCCATCAATAGGAATTAAAGCAGGAGTGGGGTTACAAGCATTTAAACCTAAGTTTTTAACATCAACACCAGAATCGTTAGTCTATTCTTTAGCAGGAGATATTGTAGGACCTTTAATCAATAGAAATGCGATAAAAGCAGCTTATAAAACAGCCAATAATAAACAATTACAAGCTGTTTATGAATACGAAAGAGCTATTTTAAATGCGTATTTAGAAGTAGCCAATGAGCTTTCAAAAATTGACAACTTGAAAAATAGTTACGATTTAAAAAAGCAACAAGTAGAAGCGTTAAATGAATCTATAGATCTTTCAGTTCGTTTGTTTAAATCAGCAAGAGCAGAATATACAGAAGTGTTGTTAACACAAAGAGAAGCATTAGAGTCTAAAATTGAAATCATAGAAACGAAAAGAGATCAATTATTAGCAAATGTAAAAGTATATAAAGCCTTAGGAGGAGGCTGGAACTAA
- a CDS encoding 7-carboxy-7-deazaguanine synthase QueE: MLKKEVQELINTGEMLPLMEEFYTIQGEGAHTGTAAYFIRIGGCDVGCHWCDVKESWDANLHPPTKTDIIVENAKKYAETVVITGGEPLMWSLDYITGQLQEKGIKTHIETSGAYDFSGVWDWFCLSPKKTKLPLERAYQEADELKMIIHNKNDFQFAEEQAAKVGKKCKLFLQPEWSKKEKMTPQIIDYVMEHPQWKISLQTHKYLNIP; this comes from the coding sequence ATGTTGAAAAAAGAAGTACAAGAGTTAATTAATACAGGAGAAATGCTTCCGTTAATGGAAGAGTTTTACACGATTCAGGGAGAAGGGGCACACACTGGTACTGCTGCTTATTTTATTCGTATTGGCGGTTGCGATGTAGGTTGCCATTGGTGTGATGTAAAAGAAAGCTGGGATGCTAATTTACATCCGCCTACAAAAACGGATATTATTGTTGAAAATGCAAAGAAATATGCCGAAACTGTGGTAATTACAGGTGGAGAGCCTTTAATGTGGAGTTTAGACTATATTACAGGGCAACTTCAAGAAAAAGGTATTAAAACACATATTGAAACTTCTGGAGCGTATGACTTTTCTGGGGTTTGGGATTGGTTTTGTTTATCGCCTAAAAAAACAAAATTACCTTTAGAACGTGCTTATCAAGAAGCAGATGAGTTGAAAATGATTATTCATAATAAAAATGATTTTCAGTTTGCTGAGGAACAGGCTGCTAAAGTTGGTAAAAAATGTAAGTTGTTTTTACAACCTGAATGGAGTAAAAAGGAAAAAATGACTCCACAAATTATTGATTATGTGATGGAGCATCCTCAATGGAAAATTTCCTTACAAACACACAAGTATTTAAATATACCATAA
- a CDS encoding cation diffusion facilitator family transporter — MSKEELAIKTTYFSILSNTSLAIIKGLAGIFGNSYALIADAIESTTDIFSSLLVLLGLKYAKRPADKNHPYGHGKIEPLITFVVVAFLVTSATIIAYESIQNIQTPHKTPKPWTLLVLGAIIIWKEISFQVVIRKSKETNSSSLKADAWHHRSDAITSLMAFIGISIALIFKEGYETADDWAALLASFFILYNSYLIFRPALGEIMDEHVYDDLIEEIREKSMEVAGVLGTEKCFVRKAGMKYHVDLHAIVDSTITVKEGHDIAHKLKDYLREKLPDLGHVLIHIEPNEY; from the coding sequence ATGAGTAAAGAAGAGTTAGCTATAAAAACCACCTATTTTAGTATTCTAAGCAATACTAGTTTAGCAATTATAAAAGGACTAGCAGGTATTTTTGGAAACTCATACGCGTTAATAGCAGATGCAATTGAATCTACTACTGATATTTTTTCTTCTCTTTTAGTGTTGTTAGGGTTGAAATATGCGAAAAGACCTGCAGATAAAAATCACCCATACGGACACGGAAAAATAGAACCTTTAATCACCTTTGTAGTAGTTGCTTTTTTGGTAACTTCGGCTACAATTATTGCCTATGAAAGTATACAGAATATCCAAACTCCACATAAAACTCCTAAACCATGGACGTTACTCGTTTTAGGGGCAATTATTATTTGGAAAGAAATATCCTTTCAAGTGGTTATCAGAAAGAGTAAAGAAACTAATAGTTCTTCTTTAAAAGCAGATGCGTGGCATCATAGAAGTGATGCAATTACTTCTTTAATGGCATTTATAGGGATTTCAATAGCACTTATTTTTAAAGAAGGTTATGAAACTGCTGATGATTGGGCAGCTTTATTGGCTTCGTTCTTTATTTTATACAATAGTTACCTAATTTTTAGACCAGCACTGGGTGAAATAATGGATGAACATGTATATGACGATTTAATAGAAGAAATAAGAGAAAAATCTATGGAAGTAGCAGGTGTTTTAGGAACAGAAAAATGCTTTGTTCGTAAAGCAGGAATGAAATATCATGTAGATTTACATGCCATTGTAGATAGTACTATTACAGTAAAAGAAGGACACGATATTGCTCATAAATTAAAAGACTATTTAAGAGAAAAACTCCCAGACTTGGGGCATGTTTTAATTCATATAGAACCTAATGAATATTAA